The genomic interval TCTCCACTGGCGCCTGGCTCCTTTGCGCCGTTATCTTCACCGGTATGCTGTGGACCGTGCAGCGCGATGTCAAACGCCTGCGCGATGAAATGGCCCGCCGCGCCAGCCAGACGTCCAGCGCCACAGTCTGATGCCCAACCACGGAGGAGAGGACATTCGCCATGCCTACTGTGACGCTCCAGGGCCTCCCCCTGAAAACCAGCATCTCCTGGACGCCCACGGAAGACGATCTGCTCGGCCAGGCCGCCGAGGTGCGCCTGCGGCTGCCTTTCCCGCCGGTGCGCTTCTACCGCCACGGCTGGCATTCGTGGAGCCTGACCCCCGCTCAGCCCCTTCCGACGCCCTCTCTGGCCTCAAACCGACGATCCGGTTCAAAGCCCTTCCCTGTGGAGGGTTGGCCTGGCCGTGGTGGAAGGCCCCAACAGCGAGCGCCTGCTTTTGGGTGCTTTGGGGCTGGACAGCCGCCTGCGTCTGGAGGGCGAGGCGCTCATCGGCTGGAACGAACACGGCGCCGAGCCTTGGTTCCTGGCCGCCGGGGAGGGCGAGCCCCCCTTTACCGCTTACGCCCACCGACTGAGCGCCACCTGGGACGCCGGGGCCAAACCCCGCCACCGCAGGTCTGGTGCTCCTGGCACAGCGTGATGCAAGACATCAGCCAGCCCCTGCTGGAACATATCCTGGCCGGGCTGGGCGGGCTGCCCTACAAAGTGTTCCAGTTCGACGACGGCTGGCAACAGGCCATTGGAGACTGGGAGCCCAACGCCAAATTCCCCGCTGGGATGGACACCCTGGCCCGGCGCATTCGCCAGGCCGACCACACTCCCGGAATCTGGTGGGCGCCTTTCATCGTCATCCCGCACAGCCGCCTGTTCGCCAAGCATCCCGACTGGCTCCTCCGCGACGCCCAAGGGAACCTGGTACCGGCGGGCTTCAACTGGAACGCGCCCTTCTTCGCCCTGGACACCACCCTGCCCCCGGTGCAGGCCTGGTTGCAGCAAACCGCCCACCGTCTGCGCGCCTGGGGATACGATTACTTCTACAACTACGTCGCCCCCGGTGTTCAAAACGCCATTCGCCCCTCCCTCCACCGGCTCTGGCTACGCCCCCTGGCCCACACCGACGCCTATATGGCCTTCTTCCGCACACGCTACAATCTGCTCCAGCCCCACGAAATGACATTGATGCAAGAGATGGCACGGATGGCCGGGTTCTGGGCCACCTCAGACCTCACCTTCCTGCTGGACGACCACGAAAGACAGGAGCTGGACGATTTCTGGTGCCACATCCCCCAGGTGGAACGCCTGGCGTTCTACCGTTTCCACGTGGACAATCTTGAGGTCGATTTTTCTCCCGCGGTGACGCTCCCTGTGATCCTTGTGGAGCAATGAAACGCGCCCGCTTCTGGAAATGCACGAACCCGGAGTGCGCCTTGCGCTTTCCGGAGGTGGTCGAAGGCGCGCATCAGGCTCCCCTGCGGACATGCCCCAGGTGCGGGGCGGCCGTGCACCTTGCGGCGCAGGTGGACCTGCCCGTCGAGCTGCCCTTTCCCCACCGCCAGCCCCGCCCCGCGCCGCTCCCTCCGGCCACACCAGGCGCCCGCCTGGCCGTGCTGGACAACCTGCGCAGCGCGTGGAATGTGGGGTCCATCTTCCGCAGCGCCGATGGCGCCGGGTGGGGCCACCTCTGTCTGTGCGGTTTCACCCCCACCCCAGACCACCCCGGCGTGACCAAAACCGCCCTGGGTGCCGAGCAGCAGGTGGCGTGGAGCTATCACCCCAACGCCGTGTGTCTGGCGCAGGCCCTCAAGGCCCAGGGGTGGACCCTGTGGGCACTGGAAACCGGCCCTCAGGCCCGGCCTCTACCCATGCTCCACACTGAGGCGCGGGATCTCGCCCTAGCCCTGGTGTTGGGCAACGAACAGGCCGGTGTCGATCCCGGCGTGCTGGCTCTGTGCGATCGCGTGGTGGCCCTCCCGATGACAGGCCACAAACGCTCCCTCAACGTGGCCGTTGCCTTTGCCGTGGCTGCCTACCTGCTCATGTCTCCCGGAGGACAAAGCCATGCCTCAAATTGACCTGCCCACTGGCGTACGGATGTTCTATCTGGATCCCAACCCCCAAGGGGGCGAAGTTGTGCTGCTGCTGCACGGGTTAGGCTCAGCCGGCGAATCCTGGCAACTGCAGTTCCCCGCCTTGGAGGGCGCTGGGTTCCGTCCACTGGCCCCAGATATCCGGGGGTTTGGCCGCTCTTCCTATCCCGGTCGCTGGCGCATCCCCGAGGTGGTGAAGGACTTGAAGGCCCTGCTGGATGCCCTGAGCCTTCCCCGCACCCACGTGGTGGGCATCTCCATGGGCGGGGTGCTGGCCCAGGCCTTTGCCCTGGCCCATCCGGAGCGCACCCATCGTCTGGTGCTCATCAACACCTTCGCCCGCCTGCGCCCCCGGAGCCCTGCCGGCTGGCTGTATTTCCTCTTCCGGTTGGTGCTGGTGTACACCGTGGGGATGGAGGCCCAGGCGCGCACCGTTTCGCAGCGCATCTTTCCCGACGCACCGGTGGCCCGGGAAACGCTGCGCCGCCACATTCTCCAGGCCAACCCCTGCGCCTACCGGGCCGCCATGCGTGCCCTGGCCCTGTTCAACGCCTATCCACGTCTCTCGGAGATCCAGGCGCCCACCTTGGTCATCACCGGCCTGGCCGACACCACCGTGGACCCCAAAAACCAGGGCGAACTGGTGCAAGGCATCCCTCAGGCCCGGTGGCTGCGCATTGCCGGCGCCGGACATGGCCTCATCGCCACTCACCCCGACATCGTGAACCCGGCTCTGGTGGCCTTTTTGCAAGGGAAGCCCTTGCCAACCACCGAACCCCAGGGTTAAAAACGACCGCCCCGCTCATTGCGGGGCGCCCTCTTGGAGAGCAGCATCTGGAGGGGAGGATTCAGGAATGGCGAGAGTGGGATTTGAACCCACAACCAAGGGCTTATGAGTCCCCTGCTCTGCCATTGAGCTATCTCGCCGTGCCAAAGTTTAATCAGCCTGTCGGGATTTGTCAACCTTTTGCCCGAAAATCGGGCAGGGCGGCCGCGACACCCCAAGCGGCGCCCGTGATATACTTGAATCAGCGATACCCCAGGTGAAGGAGAAAAAGGATGAAACGCGACTTTCTGGCCATTGCCGATTTCTCGCCTGCCGAGATTTTGGACATGCTCGACCTGGCCGTGGCACTGAAAAAAGAATGGCAGGCCGGGGGAAATCCGCCTTTACTGGCCGGCAAATCCCTGGCCATGGTGTTCCAGAAACCCAGTTTGCGCACCCGCGTGTCCTTTGAAATGGCCATGCAACACCTGGGAGGCTATGCGTTTTACCTGGCCCCCCAGGAGATCGGCCTGGGCAAACGGGAATCCATTGCCGATGTGGCGCGCGTACTTAGCGGTTATGTCGACGCCATCATGGCCCGGGTTTTCGATCATCAGCATGTGGTCGAACTGGCCCGCTGGGCCTCGGTGCCGGTGATCAACGGCTTGAGCGACTACAACCATCCCTGCCAGGCCATGGCCGATGCCCTCACCATTTACGAGCGTTTCGGGCGCCTGAAGGGGCTCAAAGTGGTCTTCGTGGGTGACGGCAACAATGTGGCCGTTTCGCTGATGCACATTTGCGCCAAGCTGGGGGCCGATTTTATTTGGGTGGGGCCGGAGGGCTATGAAATCCCCGAACTTGCCGTCGCCCAGGCCCACCAGTTCGCCGCCGAAAGCGGCAGCCGCTTATCCTTCCTCCACGACCCGCAGCAGGCCGTCCAGGACGCCGATGTGATTTACACCGACACCTGGGTCAGCATGGGCCAGGAAGAAGAAACCCAACGCCGCCTGAAGGTTTTCCCGCCCTACCAGGTCAACGAAGCGCTGGTCGCCAAAACCAAGCCCTCGGCCATCGTCATGCACTGCCTGCCGGCCCATCGCGGTCAAGAAATCACCGATGAGGTGGCCGACGGCCCGCATTCGGTCATCTTTCAGCAGGCACACAACCGTCTTCACGCCCAGAAGGCCATCCTGGCGCGGCTGTTTGGCGTCCGATAGCCCACTTCTTCCCCGGCAGAACGACCTGCCGGGGCATTCGTCTCTCTCCGCAGGAGGTTGAGCATGTATATCGGGATCCCCAAAGAGCGTCGCCCCTTTGAGTTTCGGGTGGGGCTGTCGCCAGCAGGCGTTGAGGCCCTGGCCCAACGGGGGCACACCGTCATTGTGGAGCACAACGCCGGTTTAGGCGCCGGTTTTCGGGACGAAGACTACGAACGCGCCGGCGCGCGCATCGTCTATTCCCCCCAAGAGGTGTTCACCCGCGCCGACCTGCTGGTCAAAGTCGCCCGTCCCCTGTACGAAGAATTGACCTGGATGCGGCCCGAAACCATCCTCATGGGCCTGCTCCACCTCTCCTCGGCGCGCCAGAACAAAATCGACCTGCTGCTGGAGAAGGGCATCACCGCCATTGCCTACGAGCAAATTCAACGCGCCGACGGTATCCGGCCGGTGCTCAAGCCCATGAGCCAAATCGGGGGCAGCATGGCCGTGCAAATCGCCACCCGCCTGCTCCAGAACAATCACGGCGGGAAAGGCATCCTACTGGGAGGGCTGCCGGGAGTGCCACCGGCCGAGGTGGTCATCATCGGCGCGGGCACCGTGGGCCGCTGGGCCATGCGGGCCTTTTTGGGATTGGGCGCCCATGTCACCCTGCTCGACATCTCCGAAGCCGCCCTGGAAGAAGCCTACTGTACCTTCTCGGGCATCGTGACCATGAAAGCCACCCCCCACAACATCGCCCGCGCGGTTTCCTACGCGGATGTGGTGGTCGGCGCCGTGCTGGTCCCCGGCCAACGGGCGCCCATCGTGGTCACCCGCGAGATGGTGCGGGCCATGAAGCCACGCTCCATCATCATGGACATCAGCATCGACGAAGGGGGCTGCGTGGAGACTTCGCGCCCCACCACCCACGACCACCCCACCTTCATCGAGGAGGGCGTCATCCACTACTGCGTGCCCAACATGCCCGGCGTGGTGGCGCGCACGGCGACCCACGCGCTGGTCAACGCCGCCCTGCCCTACATCCTCCGCGTGGTGGACGAAGGCACCGACGCCATCCTGGAAGACCCGGAAATCGGCCGCGCGGTGAACACCCATCGCGGACGGCTCCACCACCTTCGCCGCCTGACGGACCCAAGGAGGCCCGACCATGCTCAGTAATGAATGGCTTTCTCGCTACCGGAATCGCGTGGTCTCGGCCGAAGAGGCTGTGCGTGTGATTCAACCGGGGTACCGCGTTTTCCTCACGGGCAACTGCTCCACCCCGCAGAAACTCCTGGCCGCCCTGGTGGACTACGCCCCTGAACTCCACGATGTTGAGATCATCCAGATCCTGACCATGGGCAACGATGACTATGTGGCCCCCGGCATGGAAAAACACCTACGGGTGAACACCATGTTCATCAGCAACAATGTGCGCCGGGCGGTCAACGAGGGGCGGGCCGATTTCACCCCCATCCGCCTGGGGGAGATCCCCTACCTGTTCCTCCAAGGGCACATTCCCCTGGATGTGGCCCTCATCCATGTCTCCCCGCCCGATGAGCACGGGTTCTGCTCCTTCGGGGTGGAAGTCGGGGTCACCAAGCCGGCGGCCCAGTCCGCACGCATCGTCATCGCCGAGGTGAACGAACGCATGCCTCGCACCCTGGGCGATTCCTTCATCCACATCTCCCAAATCGACTACCTGGTGCCGGTGGACTACTCCTTGCCCGAAATCAAGATGGGCGAGCCCAACGAGATCGCCCGGCAGATCGCCGCCTATGTGGCCGACCTCATCGAGGACGGTTCCACCCTGCAGATGGGCATCGGCGCCATCCCCGACGCCGTGCTCCTCTACCTGCACGACAAAAAGGACCTGGGCGTGCACACCGAGTTGTTCTCCGATGGCGTCATCGACCTGGTGGAAGCCGGCGTGCTCACCAACGCCCGCAAGACCCTGCATCCGGGTAAAATCGTGGCCGGTTTTGTGTTGGGGACCCAGCGGCTGTACGATTTCATCGACGACAACCCCATCATCGAACTTCACCCCACCCAGTATGTCAACGACCCCTATGTGATCGCCCAAAACGAAAAGATGGTGGCCATCAATTCGGCCATCGAGGTGGACCTCACCGGCCAGGTCTGCGCCGACAGCATCGGCACCCGCCTGTATTCGGGCGTGGGCGGCCAGTTGGACTTCATCTACGGCGCCTCGCGCTCCAAAGGCGGCAAACCCATCATCGCCCTCCCCAGCACGGTCACCTTGCGCGACGGCACTCGCCTCAGCCGCATTGTGCCCACGCTGAAACCTGGCGCAGGGGTGGTCACCACCCGCTACCATGTGCACTATGTGGTCACCGAATACGGGGCGGTGAACCTTTACGGCAAAACCCTGCGCGAGCGGGCCAAACTGCTCATCTCCATCGCCCACCCCGACTTCCGCGACGAGTTGACCTACCAGGCCAGGAAACTCAACTACCTGTAGCCCCGCCGTTGGGCAGCCTTTGGCTCCACCGGATAGATCCGAGGTTCATAGATGAAGACCTTTTTGCGTCGCACAAAAATCGTCGCCACCGTAGGCCCGGCCAGCCGCGATGAAGGCACCCTGCGCGCCATGCTCCAGGCCGGCGTGGATGTGGTGCGTCTCAACTTCTCCCATGGTAGCCCCGAAGAGCACGCGGAGGTCATCCGCCGGGTACGCCAACTGGCCCATCGATTGGGCAAACCGGTGGCCATCTTGCAGGACCTGCAGGGGCCGAAGATTCGTCTAGGCACCCTGGCCGAGGAGCCCCTTTTCCTGGCCCCCGGCGATGAGGTCGCCTTTCGTTTTCAGCCCACCTCGGACGATCCGCAAGTGCTGCCCATCGACTTCGCTGACCTGGCCCAGTCCGTGCGTCCCGGCGGGCGCATCCTACTCGATGACGGTAATCTTGAGTTTGAGGTGCTGGCCGTGGAAGGCGATACCGTGCGGGCGCGCACCGTCCTGGGCGGGCAGGTGACCTCCCACAAAGGCGTCAACCTCCCGGGGGCCCAACTGGACATCCCCGGCTTCACCGAGAAGGACGAGGAAGACTTGACCTTTGGACTGCACCATGGGGTGGACGCCGTGGCCATCTCCTTCGTGCGCGACGAGAAAGATGTGGCCCGGGTGCGTCAGGCCATCGCTGAAATCGCCCCTGAACGGGCCGACACGCCCTTGATCGCCAAACTGGAACGGCCCCAGGCCATGGACAACCTGCACCAGATCATCCACGCCGCCGACGGGGTGATGGTGGCGCGAGGCGACCTGGGCGTGGAGATGCCGCCCGAGGCAGTGCCCATTGCACAAAAGCGCATCATCGAGATGGCCAACCGCCACGCCAAACTGGTAATTACCGCTACGCAAATGCTGGATTCCATGATTCACAATCCTCGCCCCACCCGCGCCGAGGCCAGCGATGTGGCCAACGCCATTTTCGACGGCACCGATGCGGTGATGCTTTCGGGCGAAACGGCCATGGGGAAGTATCCGGTGGAGGCCGTGCGCATGATGGACGCCATCGTCCGCACAGCCGAGGCCAACCTGGAGCGTTGGGGGCACTGGCGGGGCGTGCCGGGCGACGAAACCCGCCACGACGACGCCCTGTCCCTGGCCATCGCCGCCCGCGAACTGGCGCACGACCGCGATGTGGCCGGTATTGCCGTGTTTACCCAGACGGGGCGCACGGCGGTGCTCATGGCCAAAACACGCCCCAGAGTGCCCATCCTGGCCTTCACCCCGGAAGAACGCACCTACCGTCGCCTGGCCATGCACTGGGGCATCATCCCCTATCGCGTGCCCTTTGCCGACACGGTGGAACGGATGTTGCGCCATGTGGAAACCGGGTTGCGAACGGCCACCCACATCGAAACAGGGGAGCAAGTTGTGGTCGTGGCCGGGTTCCCGGTGGGGGCCATGCGACCGCCCAACTTTCTGCTCCTCCACACGGTGGGGCAAATCCCCTAAACACGCCAAGGGCGACCTTGACAAAAGGTCGCCCTTTTGGCTGAAACCCACCGGCGCGCGGTCGGGCTCTCAGCGCGGGGTTCGGGTACGCAAGAGCAGGCCGCCGCCCCACAAGACAACCCCGGCACCCATCAAACCCAACATCCGGGGCATCACCGGATCCCACATGGCATGCCAGAAGCGAGGCCAGAGATCCGTCTGCACCAGCGACGATTGCAAGGCCGGGGGAATCGAGGCCTGTCGCTCCCACAGGCGCATCACCATCTGGAGACCCCACCGCGCCATGGTGAACACGCCTGCGCCATAGACCAGCAACACGCTGCCGCCCCAGGCCAGCCAGCCGGCCAGGCCCTCGGCGGCCAAAGCGACGCTCAAAAGCGCCACCAGCCCCCCAACGCCCACCAGCCCCCACCCCACAAGGGGGGCCAAGACGAACACCCGGCGCAAGGCAGCCAGCGCCTCCGGAGGGAGCAAACGATGAAGCGGCCAGGCATCTGGGAGCGTCGTCTGCACGCCTTTTTGGGCTTCTTGAACCATCATGGGCCAAAAGGCGTCCAGCACATTGCGCGGAGGACGGCACAATGGGGCTTTGTCCCAGCGACGGGTCAACGCCGCCTGGGCCAGGGCCAGGTTCTCCTGCAGGGTGCAGATCGGCAGGGCGTTGAGCAAGATGTCCAGGGCCGGGCCAACCCCCTGGGTGAGTTGCTGCTTCCAGGGGATCAGGGAAATCTCCTGAGGTCCCGCCCCGGGTTGCAGAAGCACCTTCCACACAGGGGGCCATGTGGCGGCCAAAAGGTCGCCCATTTTCTCAAGGGGAAGCAAAGCGTCCACCATCGCCCGCCAGGTATCTTGATCGGCCTGCGCCAGCGCCCGGGCCACCCACTGAGCCGGTTCCTGGGGAGGAAGATGAGCCGCCAGATTCTGCACCTGCTCCTGCGCCTTGGGAAGCAAAATCTCATCCCGCAGCCAGGGCAAGGCCTCCACCCAAAAGTGGGGGTTCGCCAGAGCCCCCACCGTGCGCACCAGGCCCAACCCCAGCCAGCCCAACGACAAAGCGAGCAAAAGCAAAAGTACGGCAAACACCTGCTTCATTAGAGCCTCCTTATCGTCAAGCCTCGCGCGTGGCCAGCCACACACCGACCAGAATTAGCATCCCGCCCAGAAAAAAGCCTCCTCCCAACGGTTCATGCAGCAACCAGGCGCCCAGTCCTACGCCGACCACAGGCTGAGCGAAAAAAGTCATGGCCGCCACGCCGGCTTCCAGCCGGGCAAAGGCATAGTTCCAAAGGTACATGGCGAGCGCGGTGGAGACCACGCCCAGATAGAACACGCCAGCCACCACGGGCCAGGTCACCGCGCCCCATCCCAGGGCAAAGCCTTCCCAGGCCGCCGCGGGCACGGTGAGCAACAACCCACCGAGAAAGGCCAGGAGGCTGGTCCAGAGCACATCCACCTGTCGGGTCACCAGGCGCACCAACACCGAGTAGAGGGCCCAGGTCAGGGCTGCGGCCACCAGGGCCAAGTTGCCCCAAAACAAGGCGCCATCGAAACGCACCCCGCGGGGATCGATGACCACGACCACGCCCACCGAGGCCAGGGCCAATGCCAGGGCCTTCCCGCGAGTGATCGGCTCCCGCAGGAGCCAGGCGCCAAAGAGGAGCACAAAGGCCGGGGTGGCCGAGGTCACCAGGGCCCCGTTGGCCGCCGTGGAAAGTTTGGTACCCACAAACTGGAATCCCAACGAGACGCCGTACCCCAGCAGGCCCACACCCAGCAGGCGCCACACCTGCCCCCAGGCGGGCGCAGGTTGCCGCTGAAGCAGCGCCACGCCCAAGAGCACCCCCGCCCCCAAAATCAGCCGCAGGGTGAGCAGACCAAAAGGAGGGATGACATCAAGGACCACCTTGCTCACCACATACATGCCGCCCCAAATCGAGGTGGCCAGCAGCCCGGCGAAGATGGCTCGAAGGTCATGCGAGGTCGCCAAGGTGTGCCTCCCATCCAGCGGATTGACTCCATTGTAGCCTAATTCGGCCCGTTCGACCATATATCTCCCGGTAGGCCTTCCTTGGCGTGGGGAGCGATAGAAGGCTATGCTACAATCGTGGCGCAACCTAGCGCATCCGCGCCCCGCCGCTTCCACACCAGTCCGCGTAGGCGGACTTGGCAAACCGTAACCCGCGGCTTCAACCGCCAGGCTTTTTTGTCACACCGCGTCCGCCCCTCCGTCAGGCCTCACTTTTGTCCCAAAAGTTTGCGAATTGTGATACACTAAATGCAGCAGGAGCAGTCCTGAACCATAGAAAACGGGAGGTAAACCCATGGGGCGTGCGCGGGCGGAACAAATGGTATCTCGTTTGCAAGCCATGCGAGCCGCAGCGCCGGACATCGAAGCCTCGGCCGTGGTCTCGGTGGATGGGCTGATCATTGCCTCGGCCCTTCCGACCGACACGGAAGAGGACCGTGTTTCGGCCATGTCGGCAGCCATGCTCAGCCTGGGCGAGCGGATCGCCAGCGAGTTGGGGCGCGGCACCATCGAACAGGTGTATGTCAAGGGCGACCAGGGCTATGTCATCCTCAGCGCCGTGGGCGAGGAGGCCGTACTCACCGTCCTGGCCAACAAAGTGGCCAAACTGGGCCTCATCTTCCTGGAAATGCGCCGCGCGGCCGAGGACCTGGCCCGTCTCATCTGAGCGCCCACTGGTCCCCGAAGGAGGTCGGGAGGATGCCACGCAAGGTCGGCCCTCCCGCTTTCTTTGTACCGCGTTCGGCAAGAGGCCAACTTTTCGGATGGAGGTCGGTTCGTGCAAGAGACCAAATTCATCTTCGTCACCGGAGGCGTGCTGAGTTCCGTGGGCAAAGGGGTCACCGCGGCAGCCTTAGGCCGCACCCTCAAGGAGCGCGGTTTCTCAGTCACCGCCCAGAAACTGGACCCCTACCTCAATGTGGACCCCGGCACGATGAACCCCTACCAGCACGGCGAGGTCTTCGTGCTGGACGATGGGGCTGAGACCGATTTGGACCTGGGGCATTACGAGCGCTTCATGGATGTCCGCCTGAACCGCCACAGCAACATCACCACCGGGCAAGTGTACATGGAAGTCATCGCCAAGGAACGGCGGGGCGATTACTTGGGCGGCACCATCCAGGTCATCCCTCACATCACCGACGAAATCAAGCGCCGCACCGCCTTGGTGGCCAAGACCACCGGAGCGGAAATCGTGGTGGTGGAGGTCGGCGGCACGGTGGGCGACATCGAATCGCTGCCCTTCCTCGAAGCCCTGCGCCAGATGCGCCACGATGTAGGCCGCGAGAACAGCCTCTACATCCATGTCACCTGGCTGCCCTACATCCGTTCCACCGGCGAACTGAAGACCAAACCCACCCAGCACAGCGTGCGCGAACTGCGCTCCATCGGCATCCAGGCCGATATGATCATTGCCCGCTCCGACTACCCGGTCCCCGATGAACTGCGCGAGAAAATCGCCCTCTTCTGCGATGTGGAGCCCCAGGCCGTGATCCCCATGGTGACCACGGATGTCCTCTACGAGGTCCCGCTGCTGCTGGAGCGCTACGGCGTGGCCGACTATGTGCTGCGTCGGTTGGGGCTGTCCCCACGCCAAAAGCCCGACTGGGCGCCCTGGCAACACCTGGTGGAGGAAGCCCGCCGGGAAAAACCCAGGGTGAACATCGCCCTGGTGGGCAAATATGTGGAACTGCACGATGCCTACATGAGCGTGCGCGAGGCCCTGCACCATGCCGCCTTGCACCTGGGGATTGAAGTGGACATCGCCTGGGTGCACTCGGCCGAACTGGAACGCGGCCGGGGATGGGAAGAAGTACGGGCCGCCCACGGCATCTTAGTCCCCGGCGGCTTTGGCGATCGAGGCATCGAAGGCAAGATCCAGGCCGCCCGCTATGCTCGCGAGCACAAGGTGCCTTACTTTGGCCTGTGCTTGGGCATGCAACTCATGGTCGTCGAGTTCGCTCGCCATGTGCTGGGCGACGAAGAAGCCAACTCCACCGAGTTCAACCGCAACACGCCACACCCCGTCATCGACCTCATGCCCGACCAGCGGGGCATTCTGGACAAAGGCGGCACCATGCGCCTGGGCCTTTACCCCTGCCAGTTACAACCCGGCACCATCGCCCACCGCGCCTACGGTGTGGACGAGGTAGAAGAGCGCCATCGCCATCGCTTTGAGTTCAACAATGCGTACCGCGAAGTGCTGGCCCGGGCAGGCATGGTGTTCTCCGGCCTCTCGCCGGACGGTCGCCTGGTGGAAATCACCGAACTGCGCGACCATCCCTTCATGCTGGGCACCCAATTCCATCCCGAATTCCTTTCCCGGCCCAACCGGCCTCATCCCCTTTTTGTGGCCTTTTTGCGCGCTGCCATGGAGCAGGCCCAAAAGCAGCAAGCGAAGGAGCCGGAACCTGAGGTGAAGGCTCAACCCTGAGGCCCGGATTTTCCCATGGGGTCCCAAAACCGGATTTTGGGGTCCCGCACCAGCCCTTGGGTCCGGTGCCATGCCGGGCCTGGCATCCGCCATTCGAACCAGGAGGTAGACAATGGACACCACCATCGAATTCGTGTACGCCCGCGAGATTCTGGATTCCCGTGGAAACCCCACCGTGGAAGTCGAAGTCACCCTGGCCGACGGCAGTTGGGGCCGCGCGGCCGTGCCCTCGGGCGCGTCCACCGGCGCCCATGAGGCCCTGGAACTGCGCGACGGCGACAAAAGCCGCTACAACGGCAAAGGCGTGCGCCAGGCGGTGGAACATGTGAACACCACCATTGCAGAGGCGCTGCTCGGCTGGGATGCCACCGAGCAGATGGAAATCGACCACCTGCTGCTGGAATTGGACGGCACGCCCAACAAATCCAAACTGGGGGCCAACGCCATCCTGGGCGTGAGCCTGGCCGTGGCCAAGGCAGCGGCCAACAGCCTGCAACTGCCCCTCTACCGCTACATCGGCGGGGTATACGCCCATGTACTGCCCGTGCCGATGATGAA from Anaerolineae bacterium carries:
- a CDS encoding alpha/beta fold hydrolase produces the protein MPQIDLPTGVRMFYLDPNPQGGEVVLLLHGLGSAGESWQLQFPALEGAGFRPLAPDIRGFGRSSYPGRWRIPEVVKDLKALLDALSLPRTHVVGISMGGVLAQAFALAHPERTHRLVLINTFARLRPRSPAGWLYFLFRLVLVYTVGMEAQARTVSQRIFPDAPVARETLRRHILQANPCAYRAAMRALALFNAYPRLSEIQAPTLVITGLADTTVDPKNQGELVQGIPQARWLRIAGAGHGLIATHPDIVNPALVAFLQGKPLPTTEPQG
- the argF gene encoding ornithine carbamoyltransferase, with the translated sequence MKRDFLAIADFSPAEILDMLDLAVALKKEWQAGGNPPLLAGKSLAMVFQKPSLRTRVSFEMAMQHLGGYAFYLAPQEIGLGKRESIADVARVLSGYVDAIMARVFDHQHVVELARWASVPVINGLSDYNHPCQAMADALTIYERFGRLKGLKVVFVGDGNNVAVSLMHICAKLGADFIWVGPEGYEIPELAVAQAHQFAAESGSRLSFLHDPQQAVQDADVIYTDTWVSMGQEEETQRRLKVFPPYQVNEALVAKTKPSAIVMHCLPAHRGQEITDEVADGPHSVIFQQAHNRLHAQKAILARLFGVR
- the ald gene encoding alanine dehydrogenase; translation: MYIGIPKERRPFEFRVGLSPAGVEALAQRGHTVIVEHNAGLGAGFRDEDYERAGARIVYSPQEVFTRADLLVKVARPLYEELTWMRPETILMGLLHLSSARQNKIDLLLEKGITAIAYEQIQRADGIRPVLKPMSQIGGSMAVQIATRLLQNNHGGKGILLGGLPGVPPAEVVIIGAGTVGRWAMRAFLGLGAHVTLLDISEAALEEAYCTFSGIVTMKATPHNIARAVSYADVVVGAVLVPGQRAPIVVTREMVRAMKPRSIIMDISIDEGGCVETSRPTTHDHPTFIEEGVIHYCVPNMPGVVARTATHALVNAALPYILRVVDEGTDAILEDPEIGRAVNTHRGRLHHLRRLTDPRRPDHAQ
- a CDS encoding acetyl-CoA hydrolase/transferase family protein, encoding MLSNEWLSRYRNRVVSAEEAVRVIQPGYRVFLTGNCSTPQKLLAALVDYAPELHDVEIIQILTMGNDDYVAPGMEKHLRVNTMFISNNVRRAVNEGRADFTPIRLGEIPYLFLQGHIPLDVALIHVSPPDEHGFCSFGVEVGVTKPAAQSARIVIAEVNERMPRTLGDSFIHISQIDYLVPVDYSLPEIKMGEPNEIARQIAAYVADLIEDGSTLQMGIGAIPDAVLLYLHDKKDLGVHTELFSDGVIDLVEAGVLTNARKTLHPGKIVAGFVLGTQRLYDFIDDNPIIELHPTQYVNDPYVIAQNEKMVAINSAIEVDLTGQVCADSIGTRLYSGVGGQLDFIYGASRSKGGKPIIALPSTVTLRDGTRLSRIVPTLKPGAGVVTTRYHVHYVVTEYGAVNLYGKTLRERAKLLISIAHPDFRDELTYQARKLNYL
- the pyk gene encoding pyruvate kinase: MKTFLRRTKIVATVGPASRDEGTLRAMLQAGVDVVRLNFSHGSPEEHAEVIRRVRQLAHRLGKPVAILQDLQGPKIRLGTLAEEPLFLAPGDEVAFRFQPTSDDPQVLPIDFADLAQSVRPGGRILLDDGNLEFEVLAVEGDTVRARTVLGGQVTSHKGVNLPGAQLDIPGFTEKDEEDLTFGLHHGVDAVAISFVRDEKDVARVRQAIAEIAPERADTPLIAKLERPQAMDNLHQIIHAADGVMVARGDLGVEMPPEAVPIAQKRIIEMANRHAKLVITATQMLDSMIHNPRPTRAEASDVANAIFDGTDAVMLSGETAMGKYPVEAVRMMDAIVRTAEANLERWGHWRGVPGDETRHDDALSLAIAARELAHDRDVAGIAVFTQTGRTAVLMAKTRPRVPILAFTPEERTYRRLAMHWGIIPYRVPFADTVERMLRHVETGLRTATHIETGEQVVVVAGFPVGAMRPPNFLLLHTVGQIP
- a CDS encoding DMT family transporter, whose protein sequence is MVERAELGYNGVNPLDGRHTLATSHDLRAIFAGLLATSIWGGMYVVSKVVLDVIPPFGLLTLRLILGAGVLLGVALLQRQPAPAWGQVWRLLGVGLLGYGVSLGFQFVGTKLSTAANGALVTSATPAFVLLFGAWLLREPITRGKALALALASVGVVVVIDPRGVRFDGALFWGNLALVAAALTWALYSVLVRLVTRQVDVLWTSLLAFLGGLLLTVPAAAWEGFALGWGAVTWPVVAGVFYLGVVSTALAMYLWNYAFARLEAGVAAMTFFAQPVVGVGLGAWLLHEPLGGGFFLGGMLILVGVWLATREA
- a CDS encoding CTP synthase; translation: MQETKFIFVTGGVLSSVGKGVTAAALGRTLKERGFSVTAQKLDPYLNVDPGTMNPYQHGEVFVLDDGAETDLDLGHYERFMDVRLNRHSNITTGQVYMEVIAKERRGDYLGGTIQVIPHITDEIKRRTALVAKTTGAEIVVVEVGGTVGDIESLPFLEALRQMRHDVGRENSLYIHVTWLPYIRSTGELKTKPTQHSVRELRSIGIQADMIIARSDYPVPDELREKIALFCDVEPQAVIPMVTTDVLYEVPLLLERYGVADYVLRRLGLSPRQKPDWAPWQHLVEEARREKPRVNIALVGKYVELHDAYMSVREALHHAALHLGIEVDIAWVHSAELERGRGWEEVRAAHGILVPGGFGDRGIEGKIQAARYAREHKVPYFGLCLGMQLMVVEFARHVLGDEEANSTEFNRNTPHPVIDLMPDQRGILDKGGTMRLGLYPCQLQPGTIAHRAYGVDEVEERHRHRFEFNNAYREVLARAGMVFSGLSPDGRLVEITELRDHPFMLGTQFHPEFLSRPNRPHPLFVAFLRAAMEQAQKQQAKEPEPEVKAQP